The following coding sequences are from one Clarias gariepinus isolate MV-2021 ecotype Netherlands chromosome 19, CGAR_prim_01v2, whole genome shotgun sequence window:
- the exd1 gene encoding piRNA biogenesis protein EXD1 codes for MMSFDDYQFLDSFKGKRIRLTTKLCTFEGVVQRINLNKTVVLEDVVEVQRGVQLRGAKLFFGYEILNIEFASTPNEEQTADKDHDKVGKLSLAEFQPYRNLLLSDEGDDDDDDEERSVNYLVVDEFHEKFGPAVMHIREQQVIGLGLDGVGAFQNERLCWLQVATKNKVYLFDILLLGARAFKNGLFNILESRSILKVMHDCRRISKCLMTQFGVNLMNVFDTQVADVMHFNTETGGFLPARVSTLQEIVNVHLKMPLSRLSSLRIKEQLCKEDREVWYIRPCPASLIKVMALSVIHLLPLRLALLDALMSDYTSLVDSYLKTGQEDPVCTEDIGKTSLELPEELRKIELIKHERQKWALEHYNITKEGFLDRYSVKQTSEPSSEIKERSSEILDSSLDARKTFSCPADKSNLGGGIVQDKKTTMMPSLGRGLILPSPVAPFRNSTVEMGPLSIMRGVAQTAACSMPVMGRGL; via the coding sequence ATGATGTCTTTTGACGACTACCAGTTTTTAGATAGCTTTAAAGGGAAACGTATCCGGCTCACAACAAAATTGTGCACATTTGAGGGCGTTGTGCAGCGCATTAATTTGAATAAAACCGTCGTTTTGGAGGACGTGGTTGAGGTTCAGAGGGGCGTCCAGCTGCGCGGTGCTAAGCTCTTCTTCGGATACGAAATCCTGAATATTGAGTTTGCTTCCACACCTAACGAAGAACAAACTGCCGACAAGGATCATGACAAGGTGGGCAAGCTGAGTCTGGCTGAGTTCCAGCCCTACAGGAACCTGCTGCTaagtgatgaaggtgatgatgatgatgatgatgaagagagGTCTGTGAACTACCTGGTTGTAGATGAGTTCCATGAGAAGTTTGGTCCTGCAGTGATGCACATCCGGGAGCAGCAGGTGATCGGGTTGGGATTGGACGGAGTTGGTGCTTTCCAAAACGAGAGACTCTGCTGGCTCCAGGTAGCTACCAAAAACAAGGTTTACCTTTTCGACATTTTGTTGCTCGGAGCTCgagcttttaaaaatggtttattCAACATTCTGGAGAGCAGGAGCATCCTGAAGGTCATGCATGACTGCCGGAGGATCTCCAAGTGTCTGATGACACAGTTCGGTGTGAACCTGATGAACGTGTTTGACACACAGGTCGCAGATGTGATGCACTTCAACACAGAGACTGGGGGCTTCCTGCCCGCACGGGTGAGCACGCTCCAAGAGATCGTCAACGTGCACTTAAAAATGCCTTTGTCCCGTCTGTCGTCTTTACGCATCAAAGAACAACTATGTAAGGAAGATAGAGAAGTCTGGTACATCCGTCCATGCCCTGCTTCGCTCATAAAAGTCATGGCTCTGTCTGTGATCCACCTGCTGCCACTTCGTCTTGCACTTTTAGATGCTCTGATGTCTGACTACACCAGTCTGGTGGATTCTTATCTCAAGACCGGCCAGGAAGATCCCGTATGCACAGAGGACATCGGCAAGACTAGCCTGGAGCTCCCCGAGGAGCTGCGTAAGATTGAGCTTATCAAACATGAGAGACAGAAATGGGCCTTGGAGCACTATAACATAACCAAGGAAGGATTTCTGGACCGCTACAGCGTCAAGCAGACTTCAGAACCAAGCTCAGAGATTAAGGAAAGATCTAGTGAGATACTGGATTCCAGCCTCGATGCTAGAAAAACGTTTTCCTGTCCAGCTGACAAGTCTAACCTAGGAGGAGGAATTGTACAAGATAAAAAGACTACTATGATGCCAAGTTTAGGAAGGGGACTTATACTTCCTTCCCCAGTAGCACCATTTCGGAATAGCACTGTAGAGATGGGTCCCCTCTCTATTATGAGGGGCGTAGCTCAAACTGCTGCCTGTTCTATGCCAGTTATGGGGAGAGGGCTCTAA